The stretch of DNA GACTCGGTGGTCGGTTCTGTGGTCTGCTTCGTCATGGCGGTGCTCTCCTCTCGTTGACCGGGTGTCTGCCCGGTGGGTTCAAATGTCACCCGAGAGGGTACACCGCCTTTCTCCTATTTGCACACCTTTTGAATATAGCTCGATTCTGTATAAGCGATGGTAATCATGTATTGGCTTTGCCATATTCGTTACAACCGAAGGGCGCCTAACTAGTGCGTATACTGATCAGCTTACCCCGACCAACCGTTTTTAAAGCCAGGAGAGCTGCTCCAGGCTTCTCGCGTAGCTAGCAACAACTCCTTATGAATCCGCACGACGGCAAAGGCTGTTCCTCTCAGGCTATTCAACCTTCACACTATACCATCGCCGCTTAAACGCTTTCCCCGGCGTCCCGTAACAACGCCTCCACTTCTACGAGGAGCCGGGGAAGATGACCCTCAACGACACCCCAGACGGTGGCGTCGTCAACGGCGTCGTAGCCATGGATGATACGGTTACGAAAACCCACGATACGGTTGAGATCTGCAATACGGGCGGCTGTCGTGGGGTCGATCTGCGTCAACCGGTTCAGTGCTTCGCCGATAATTTCAAATTCACGCTCGACGGCCCGACGGAACTGGCGATCTTCTTCGTATTCGGAAAAGCTACGCCCC from Candidatus Methylomirabilota bacterium encodes:
- a CDS encoding DUF86 domain-containing protein gives rise to the protein MDNRAKKLLFDVFVSGRSISEWCEGRSFSEYEEDRQFRRAVEREFEIIGEALNRLTQIDPTTAARIADLNRIVGFRNRIIHGYDAVDDATVWGVVEGHLPRLLVEVEALLRDAGESV